From Faecalicatena sp. Marseille-Q4148:
AATTACTTTTCAAATTTTCGCCGCAAGATCGTGAAGGAAGTCTTCGCGAAAAAGAAATTATCTGTGAATGCCTCAGGGGAGCGATTGAAGGCGGATTGAAATTTGGTATTGGAACAGATGGTATTCATCAGGGACTTGCTCAAGAGGCAAAATATATTACAGAACTTGGGGCATCTAATCATGATGTTCTTGCAGGAATCACTGTAAATGCGGCAAAACTTTGTGGAGTACAGAACAAGACAGGAGCACTGAAGAAAGGATTGGCAGCAGATATAATTGTAGTAGATGGAAATCCTATAGAAGATATTACTGCATTAAAACGTGTAAAAGCAGTTTATCAGGACGGCTGTAAGATTATATAAATTCATAATGGGATTTGTGGATAAAGAGATTTTGATTTCTCTTATTGATATTCCGGTCATTACGTTATAAAATAGTAGCAGAGCTTTGCAGAAGGATTGTGTACCAGATAATAATGGCAGCAAGAGCTATAGAAGAGCAAAGTTCTGCTATTACAATATAACAGAACAGGAAAGTTGGGCTTTATGAAAAATGATTTATTAACAATTGGCAATTTTACAGTGCATGGATATGGCCTTATGATCGGAATTGGTTTTATTGCAGCATATCTGATGACGGAATACCGGGCGAAGAAACGTCAGATGAATACGGATTTTGTGTTTACATTATTTCTCACATCAGTTGTATTTGGAATGCTTGGTGCGAAATTACTTTTTTATATGACGATGATCGATGAAATCATTGCAAATCCGAAAGTGATTCTGGATGAAGCGGAAGGTTTTGTCGTATATGGCGGAATCATAGGCGGAATTTTGGCAGGCTATGTGGCGTGCCGCATTAAGAAACAGAATTTCTGGAAGTATTTTGATCTTGTTATGCCGGCAGTTGCTTTGGCGCAGGGATTTGGAAGGATCGGATGTCTGTTGGCCGGATGTTGTTATGGGATGGAAACATCCTGTAAATTCTCAATTACATTTCAGAATTCAG
This genomic window contains:
- a CDS encoding prolipoprotein diacylglyceryl transferase, translated to MKNDLLTIGNFTVHGYGLMIGIGFIAAYLMTEYRAKKRQMNTDFVFTLFLTSVVFGMLGAKLLFYMTMIDEIIANPKVILDEAEGFVVYGGIIGGILAGYVACRIKKQNFWKYFDLVMPAVALAQGFGRIGCLLAGCCYGMETSCKFSITFQNSDFAPNHVALIPTQIYSSILDFLHCIVLCMIAKKVKKDKIVSGCYLIFYSIGRFVLEFFRGDLIRGSVGVLSTSQFISIFICAAGIALVIWGNRSKEMNTELSEEIEDTAKDVSEE